The following are encoded together in the Bradyrhizobium genosp. L genome:
- a CDS encoding SDR family oxidoreductase — protein MNGKAIVITGALGALGKVVAAEALARGARVAGIDHAASSVPATADRIELGGVDLTDTAQARAAIDKVAAHFGRLDALINIAGGFVFEAISDGDPKTWQRMYAMNVMTAFNTSHAAIPYLTRSGAGRIINIGALGALQAASGMGPYAASKAGVHRLTESLAAELKGKVTVNAVLPSTIDTPANRAAMPKADIAKWVTPKELAEVILFLSSDAASAVTGALLPVNGRV, from the coding sequence ATGAACGGAAAAGCCATCGTCATCACCGGCGCCCTCGGCGCGCTCGGCAAGGTCGTCGCAGCGGAGGCTCTCGCACGCGGCGCGCGCGTCGCCGGGATCGATCATGCTGCGTCGTCCGTGCCGGCAACGGCGGACCGCATCGAGCTTGGCGGCGTCGATCTCACCGACACGGCGCAAGCCAGGGCCGCTATCGACAAGGTGGCCGCGCATTTCGGCCGGCTCGACGCACTGATCAACATCGCCGGCGGCTTTGTCTTCGAGGCGATCAGCGACGGCGATCCGAAGACGTGGCAGCGCATGTACGCGATGAACGTGATGACCGCGTTCAACACGTCGCACGCGGCGATACCGTATCTCACCAGGTCCGGCGCCGGGCGTATCATCAACATCGGCGCGCTGGGCGCGCTGCAGGCCGCATCGGGCATGGGCCCCTATGCCGCCTCGAAGGCCGGCGTGCACCGCCTCACCGAGTCGCTCGCCGCCGAGCTCAAGGGCAAGGTCACCGTCAACGCCGTGCTGCCCTCGACCATCGACACCCCGGCCAACCGCGCCGCGATGCCGAAAGCCGACATCGCCAAATGGGTGACGCCGAAGGAGCTCGCCGAAGTGATCCTGTTCCTCTCAAGCGACGCCGCAAGCGCCGTCACCGGCGCGCTGCTACCGGTGAACGGGCGCGTTTGA
- a CDS encoding SGNH/GDSL hydrolase family protein, with protein sequence MPAPRPCDMHLDIVKFRYGLPHLAQALKRERKIKIVALGSSSTAGADNILPFPPRLELAWRSQKQSFGRMIDVINRGIGGQEAPEEFSRIESDVIAEAPVMVIWQVGTNAVYKNYNFDQVQATFEAGLDVLAGLPLDVVVMDSQYTPAIIGTADLLKLANQFMSMIAEVTASRKVNLFRRFALMKQWVDGGIPLSELDDGAQEHLHTSEWATDCVTQSLLGAINDAVARDAIT encoded by the coding sequence ATGCCAGCGCCCCGGCCATGCGACATGCATCTCGATATCGTCAAGTTCCGATACGGATTGCCTCACCTGGCGCAAGCGCTCAAGCGTGAACGCAAGATCAAGATCGTCGCGCTCGGATCGTCATCGACCGCGGGGGCCGACAATATCCTGCCATTCCCGCCGCGGCTGGAGCTCGCGTGGCGAAGCCAGAAACAGTCCTTTGGCCGGATGATCGACGTGATCAACCGCGGGATCGGCGGGCAGGAGGCGCCGGAAGAATTCTCGCGCATCGAATCCGATGTCATCGCTGAAGCGCCGGTGATGGTGATCTGGCAGGTCGGCACCAACGCCGTGTACAAGAACTACAACTTCGATCAGGTGCAGGCGACATTCGAGGCGGGGCTCGACGTGCTCGCCGGGCTGCCGCTCGACGTCGTGGTGATGGATTCGCAGTACACCCCGGCGATCATCGGCACGGCGGACCTGCTCAAGCTCGCCAACCAGTTCATGTCGATGATTGCCGAGGTCACTGCGAGCAGGAAGGTCAATCTGTTCCGCCGCTTTGCGCTGATGAAGCAATGGGTCGACGGCGGAATTCCGCTTTCCGAACTCGACGACGGTGCGCAGGAGCACCTCCATACGAGCGAGTGGGCGACCGATTGTGTGACTCAATCCTTGCTCGGCGCGATCAACGATGCCGTGGCGCGCGATGCGATCACGTAA
- a CDS encoding tyrosine-protein phosphatase — MSDAPARHLNLAGASNFRDLGGYQTRDGRTVRWRQIFRSNHLAHLTDADVAIVRGLGVKSAFDFRGTAERAEALCGMADVTVHSLPVEPTVVASLRAIAGHRQLEEADAIDVMRESYRGYVQDNTERYRTLFAHLLEDRAPLVIHCTAGKDRTGFACALILHVLGVPDQVIADDYLLTNQFYKRDPSATSELPDDIRQVLGTVRAGFLEAAFEAIDAEYGSLDGYFRDGLGLGPAERKALDGRYLQA; from the coding sequence ATGTCCGATGCCCCTGCCCGTCACCTCAATCTCGCCGGCGCCAGCAATTTTCGCGATCTCGGCGGCTATCAGACCCGGGACGGCCGGACCGTGCGCTGGCGGCAGATCTTCCGCTCCAACCATCTGGCACATCTGACCGACGCGGATGTCGCCATCGTGCGCGGGCTCGGGGTCAAAAGCGCGTTCGATTTCCGCGGCACAGCCGAACGCGCGGAGGCGCTGTGCGGCATGGCCGACGTCACCGTGCACTCGCTCCCGGTCGAGCCGACCGTCGTGGCTTCGCTGCGCGCGATCGCCGGTCACCGTCAACTCGAGGAAGCCGATGCGATCGACGTGATGCGGGAATCCTATCGCGGCTATGTGCAGGACAACACCGAGCGCTATCGCACGCTGTTCGCCCATCTGCTCGAGGATCGCGCGCCGCTGGTGATCCACTGCACCGCCGGCAAGGACCGCACCGGCTTTGCCTGCGCGCTGATCCTGCATGTGCTCGGCGTGCCCGATCAGGTGATCGCCGACGACTATCTCCTGACCAACCAGTTCTACAAACGCGATCCGTCCGCAACCAGCGAGCTTCCCGACGACATCAGGCAGGTGCTCGGCACCGTGCGGGCCGGATTCCTCGAGGCCGCGTTCGAGGCGATCGATGCCGAGTACGGCAGCCTCGACGGCTATTTCCGAGACGGCCTCGGACTCGGTCCGGCTGAGCGCAAGGCGCTCGATGGCCGTTATCTGCAGGCCTGA
- a CDS encoding DUF2735 domain-containing protein, with protein MITTGQNQGSAKIYQFPAGGRAALGGRRYGEVRTALELAAGLETSLCSESWYHQAAIEDAKPGRDH; from the coding sequence ATGATCACCACAGGCCAAAATCAGGGATCTGCCAAGATCTATCAATTCCCGGCGGGGGGCCGTGCGGCTCTCGGCGGACGCCGTTACGGCGAGGTGCGCACGGCACTGGAGCTGGCAGCCGGGCTCGAAACCTCGCTGTGCAGCGAAAGCTGGTATCATCAGGCAGCGATCGAAGACGCCAAGCCGGGCCGGGACCACTAA